The following is a genomic window from Bacillus sp. V2I10.
ATACATGAGCCTCTTCCGGTGCTGCGTCATAGTCACCTGCAAGCTTAAAGCCTGATACGATAAACAGCTGCTTGAGGTTTTCTTCAACTGAATCAAGCAATTGCTTCGTTTCAGCATCAACATAAAGTTCAATGCTTGCTGTTAATGACTTGCCGATTACTTTTTCGTTTCTTGCCACTTCAAGTGCCTTCAGTACATCATCACGAAGTTCCATGAAAGCATCCCATTTTTCTTCTAATGCATCTGCATTTTCAAGGGTCTTCACTTCCGGCATATCAACAAGCTGAACACTTTCTTCTGTTACAGAATTAATATGTGTCCAAACTTCGTCGGCAGTGTGAGGAAGGATTGGTGTTACTAACTTCACTAAAGAAAGAAGCGTTTCGTGCAAAACAGTTTGAATAGCACGGCGCTCTTTATTATCTGGTGCTTCAATGTACAGAACATCTTTTGCGAAATCAAGATAAAATGAGCTAAGTTCAATCGTACAGAAGTTATGAACCGCATGGAAAATCGCTGCAAACTCATATTCTTCATAGGATTTTTTCACTTTATCTGTTAGTTTATTCAGCTTTACAAGCATATAACGATCTACATCACGCAGCTCCTCATATGACAAGGCGTCTTTTGCCGGATTAAAATCTGCAAGGTTTCCAAGCAGGAAACGGAATGTGTTGCGGATTTTTCTGTATACTTCAGCAACTTGCTTTAAGATATTATCAGAAACTCTTACGTCTGCCTGGAAATCAACAGATGCTACCCATAGACGAAGGATGTCTCCACCAAGCTGGTTCATGACTTTTGAAGGCAGTACGACGTTTCCTAAAGATTTACTCATTTTGCGTCCTTCACCGTCAAGAGCAAATCCATGGCTCAGCACTCCTTTGTATGGAGCTTTACCAGTTACAGCAACTGCTGTTGATAAGGAAGAGTTAAACCACCCGCGGTATTGATCAGATCCTTCTAAATAAAGATCTGCCGAACGCTGCAGGTCATCTCTTTCTAATAAGACAGCCTGATGGGATGAACCTGAATCAAACCATACATCCATAATGTCCTGTTCTTTTGTGAACAATCCATTTGGGCTTCCTTCATGTTTAAATCCTTCAGGAAGCAGATCTTTTGTTTCACGTTCAAACCAAACATTGGAACCATGTTCACGGAACAAGCCTGAAACATGATTGATCGTTTCATCTGTAATGATTGGTTCTCCATTCTCAGCATAGAAAACCGGAATTGGAACTCCCCACGCACGCTGTCTTGAAATACACCAGTCTCCGCGGTCGCGGACCATATTGAATAATCTTGTTTCTCCCCATGCTGGAACCCATTTTGTTTCTTTAACAGCAGTTAATAGCTCTTCACGGAAGTCTTTAATAGATGCAAACCACTGAGCCGTTGCTCTAAAGATTGTTGGTTTTTTTGTTCTCCAGTCATGAGGATAAGAATGCGTAATAAACGATAATTTCAGTAAAGCGCCTGCTTCATCAAGCTTTTCTGTAATTGGTTTATTTGCTGCATCATAAAACATACCTTCAAAGCCTGGTGCTTCATTCGTCATATGGCCTTTTTCATCAACTGGGCAAAGAACGCCAAGTCCATATTTTTGACCGACAATAAAGTCATCTTCCCCATGTCCAGGAGCAGTGTGTACACAACCCGTACCAGCCTCTGTTGTGACATGCTCTCCAAGAACAACAAGCGATTCGCGGTCATAAAAAGGATGTTTCGCAACCACTTTTTCAAGCTGAGCGCCTTTAAGTGTTTTTGAAACAGTGTAAGTTTCCCACTCAAGTTCTTTCGCAACAGTCTCCAAAAGAGCAGATGCCACGATGAGAGAATCGTCTTTTACAGATACAACACTGTATTCAAGCTCAGGATGTACGGCAATACCAAGATTTGCAGGAATCGTCCAAGGAGTTGTCGTCCAAATAACGATTTTTTCTCCGCCGTTTAATACGTCATTTCCTTCAGTAACAGTAAATGCAACATAAATGGAAGCAGATCGCTTATCATAATATTCGATTTCTGCTTCTGCTAAAGCAGATTCACTTGAAGGAGACCAATAAACAGGTTTAAGACCTTTATAGATATAGCCTTTTTTCGCCATTTCACCGAATACTTTGATTTGCTGTGCTTCATATTCAGGGTTTAATGTCACATATGGATTTTCCCAGTCTCCCCTAACTCCCAGTCGCTTGAACTGTTCACGCTGGTTATTGATTTGCTCCCATGCATACTCAGCACAAAGCTTGCGGAATTCAGCAACACTTAATTCTTTTCGGTTTACTTTTTTGTTTTTAGTTAAAGCTGTTTCAATCGGAAGACCGTGTGTATCCCAGCCCGGCACATATGGTGCGTTATAGCCCGTCATTGATTTATAGCGGACAATAAAATCTTTCAGCACTTTGTTTAAAGCATGCCCCATATGAATATCCCCATTTGCATATGGAGGTCCATCATGCAGAATAAACATTGGACGATCTTTCGTACGCTCCTGCACTTTTTGATAAATGTTCATTTCTTCCCATTTTTCCTGCATTTGAGGTTCGCGGTTCGGCAAGTTCCCGCGCATTGGAAATTCAGTTTTTGGCATTAACAGTGTATCTTTATACTCCATGGGTATTCCTCCAAACAATTTTTAAGTAGGCTTTTAGAAAACAGCCATTAAATAAGAAAACACAAAAAACCTTCTCATCCCATAAGGGACGAGAAGGTTTTCTCGCGGTACCACCCTTTTAGATAAACGACAGCCTGTTTATCCTCTCGACATTCGTAACGTGAATAACGCGTCTTTGCTTACTTTCTATTTGTTTCAGCAAAAAACTCAAGGGTGATCTTCACTCATTCTCCTTTGCCGGGCTTCCACCAGATCCGGCTCGCTTAAAAAGGTTAAAAAGAGCTACTCTCCCTCTCATCGTTTCAATTTTTTATTTTATAATAATTGTAGTAGTGATCGTATTATATGTGAAACTATGTACGCAAGTCAAGATTACACTTTAGATTCTTCGCGTTCTTCGTAAAGAGCTTCTACTTCATACTCTAATAAATGATCCCAGTCGTCATTTTTAAGAAGATCAAGCTGTGCTTCAATCAGCATTTGGAACCTAGTGCGGAAAACCTTAGACTGCTTTTTGAGTTCTTCAATCTCAACTGCAATTTTTCTTGATTTAGACAGTGATTCATTAATGATGCGGTCTGCGTTCTTTTCTGCTTCTTTTACAATTAATTTCGCTTCTTTTTGAGCGTGGCGGCGAACCTCTTCAGCTGCTTCCTGAGCAACTAGAATCGATTTGTTAAGAGTTTCTTCAATGTTTGCAAAATGACCAAGCTTCTCAGTCAATTCGCCGACTTTTGATTCAAGTTCTTTGCGTTCGCGAATCGCCATTTCATAATCTTTTATCACTTGATCAAGGAATTCGTTCACTTCATCTTCATCATAGCCGCGGAAGCCTTTGTTGAATTCTTTGTTATGAATATCTAACGGTGTTAAGGGCACTTCTGCCACCTCCATTATGTATTGAATGAAACGTTTCTTTTAAAATAGTATAATTCATTATTAGACAGAAAGGTCAAAATTCCTGCTAAATCCCTGAAATTATTTTTGTTTTCCAATAGTCAGCTTCCATTTATCCTTCTTTGTTCTGCCGTCAATCGACAAAAGCTTGGATCTCCCAAAACCTCTGACAGAAAAGGTGTCTCCCTCGCGGCATTCAAAGGAAGTCTGCTCGGTGACTTTCCAGTTTACTTTTACATGTCCATTCTGAATGAGCATGCCGATTTTTTGTCTGGAAACATTATAAATAGAAGCTGCAACAGCATCTAATCTTAATGAGCTGACAGTTGCAGACAGCTCTTGAATTTCTTCATGATGCGGAATTCGCAGGCTCCAGTCAAGCTTCCGAAGGGAAACCTTTGCTCTGCCGATTTCGGTTACATTCATTAAAATAAAATCCTCAACCTCTTTTGCTGCCACAAGCTGAATCCGCTCACCGAAGAACAAAAGATCTCCAAATTTAGACCGTTTTAATCCAAGAGACATAAGTGATCCTAAAATATGGCGATGCTCAAGAGAGATAAATTTAACTGGATATTGAATTTCAATCAATGATAACTGAAAATCATCCAAGGAAGGTGTAAAGTAATCAGGGTAAAGAAGAGCACGCTTTCTCTCCATGTCATCACCTGAAAACATGACATTTATTTCCCCGTTTGAACCGACAACAGCCTGAACCATTTCCTGCTCTCTCGGATCAAGAAAGTCAGTCAGTTTAGGACTGTAAAAATTCAGAACATTTTCTTTCCACTCCATCACCTGATCAATGAAATGACGCTCTTCCTGTCTAAAATGCTGATAAACATGGTTCACTTCATACAGCTCCAACCATTCTAAAATGAAAACAGTGCCGATAAACGGCACTTGTAAGACAATCTTATCCAATCATGCTGAAAATTGAATTCAGCCCATATCCCGCAAATCTTAGGGCAAGAAGCGCCACAATCGGGGAAATATCAATCATTCCAAGCGGCGGAATGAATCTGCGGAATGGTTCCAGATAAGGTTCGACAATCTTAGCTAAAAATTGGCCAAAACCGCTTTCTCTTGCATTTGGAAACCAGGAAAGCAGAATGTAAATAATAATCGCGTACGAATAAATCTGCAATAATGTAAATAATACATCAGCTACTATACCCATCTAGATTTACCACCTCTGATCTTCTTCAGTTACAATTTCAGATATAGATCCTGCGACATCCACATTATCAGGAGTGCAAAGAAAAATATTTGCTCCTATTTTTTGAATGTCTCCTCCTATAGCGTACACAGTTCCGCTTAAAAAGTCTACAATCCGTTTTGCCTGATCATGCTGAATACGCTGGAGATTCACTACAACCGCTCTCCGGTTTTTTAGCTGATCGGCTACATCCTGAGCTTCAGCATAAACTCGAGGCTCGCATAAAACCACTTTAGATGATTTTTGAACACTTTGCAAACTTACAACATTCTGTTTAGTCTGCGGTTTTGCGGCAAACGGCTGCTCATCTTCAAAGTCATCTTCCTGATAACGGTCTTGTTCAACGTATTCATACTCTTCATCATCCAAGGCAAAAAAGCTTTTAAACTTATTTTTAATACTCAACTTCTGACACCTCCGATTTCTTATCCTACCAGGGCAGAGCCTATACGTATGAAGGTTGCGCCTTCTTCAATCGCAATCTCGAAATCATTCGACATGCCCATTGAAAGCTCTTTGCACGGGGCATAAGGCAAGTTAAGCGCTCTTACTTCTTCGCTTAACCCCCTTAATCTGGAGAATGATTGCCTTAAAACAGTTGTATCGTCTGTATGAGGAGCCATTGTCATTAATCCTGCTACGTTTATGTATGGAAAGCTGCCGAGTTCATTAACAAATGGCAAAACCTCATTTGGAGCCATACCATGCTTAGATTCTTCGCCTGATGTATTTACCTGGATAAAGCAATCTATTTTATTATCGGCACGTTTGCTGATTTCTTTTGCCAGTGAAATTCTGTCAAGGGAATGAATATAATCTGCTTTCCCGATGATATCCTTCACTTTTCTGGTCTGCAGTGTTCCGATAAAGTGCCATTTTGCCTCTGATCCAATTGCTGTATATTTTTCGCTGAGCCCTTCATTCCTGTTTTCTCCCAGATGACTTATGCCAGCACTTAACGCTTCTTTTGCACGATCTATATCTACATATTTTGTAACTGCAATGATTTGAATTTCATTAGGATTTCGTCCTATTTTTGAACATGTATTTTCAATTCGGGCATTAATTTCATTTAAGTTGTATGCTACACTCATAGCTGCTCGTGCCTCCTCGTTAAACCGATAAAACTGAACATTCTCCCAGTCGATCCTGAGTCTCTGCGATGGGAAAAAAACATGGATGATTCACAGCTTGTACATAAAGAACTCGTCAAAATCCGGTCCTCTTTCACACCTGCATGAATCAGCAATTGTTTGTTCAGCTGTTTTAGATCTAGAGAATACTGACCCTCAGATACTTTGTGATATGGCGGTGCAACAGTATTCCGAATAACTTGATTGACTTTTTCAATAACGTAATCGTCAACTACATAGCAGCAGGGTCCGATTGATGGACCAATTATTGCATAAATGGAGGCAACGTCAGCTTCTTCGTCCTTTATCCATGTTTGGATCATTTTCCCGCCTATGTCTTTGACAGTGCCTTTCCATCCGGCATGTGCTGTTCCAATCAGCTTTTTTTCATGTTCATAAAAATACAATGGAACACAGTCTGCATAGCAAAGAGCAAGCATCAAATTCTCTTCTTGTGTATAAAGGCCATCCGTTGCACCGATTGCTGATTCATAATCAAGTATTCCTTTGCCTTTATCTGAC
Proteins encoded in this region:
- the ileS gene encoding isoleucine--tRNA ligase → MEYKDTLLMPKTEFPMRGNLPNREPQMQEKWEEMNIYQKVQERTKDRPMFILHDGPPYANGDIHMGHALNKVLKDFIVRYKSMTGYNAPYVPGWDTHGLPIETALTKNKKVNRKELSVAEFRKLCAEYAWEQINNQREQFKRLGVRGDWENPYVTLNPEYEAQQIKVFGEMAKKGYIYKGLKPVYWSPSSESALAEAEIEYYDKRSASIYVAFTVTEGNDVLNGGEKIVIWTTTPWTIPANLGIAVHPELEYSVVSVKDDSLIVASALLETVAKELEWETYTVSKTLKGAQLEKVVAKHPFYDRESLVVLGEHVTTEAGTGCVHTAPGHGEDDFIVGQKYGLGVLCPVDEKGHMTNEAPGFEGMFYDAANKPITEKLDEAGALLKLSFITHSYPHDWRTKKPTIFRATAQWFASIKDFREELLTAVKETKWVPAWGETRLFNMVRDRGDWCISRQRAWGVPIPVFYAENGEPIITDETINHVSGLFREHGSNVWFERETKDLLPEGFKHEGSPNGLFTKEQDIMDVWFDSGSSHQAVLLERDDLQRSADLYLEGSDQYRGWFNSSLSTAVAVTGKAPYKGVLSHGFALDGEGRKMSKSLGNVVLPSKVMNQLGGDILRLWVASVDFQADVRVSDNILKQVAEVYRKIRNTFRFLLGNLADFNPAKDALSYEELRDVDRYMLVKLNKLTDKVKKSYEEYEFAAIFHAVHNFCTIELSSFYLDFAKDVLYIEAPDNKERRAIQTVLHETLLSLVKLVTPILPHTADEVWTHINSVTEESVQLVDMPEVKTLENADALEEKWDAFMELRDDVLKALEVARNEKVIGKSLTASIELYVDAETKQLLDSVEENLKQLFIVSGFKLAGDYDAAPEEAHVFDHVKIAVKPAEGETCERCWVVTTDVGSNENHKTLCGRCAAIVDENYTTA
- a CDS encoding DivIVA domain-containing protein — protein: MPLTPLDIHNKEFNKGFRGYDEDEVNEFLDQVIKDYEMAIRERKELESKVGELTEKLGHFANIEETLNKSILVAQEAAEEVRRHAQKEAKLIVKEAEKNADRIINESLSKSRKIAVEIEELKKQSKVFRTRFQMLIEAQLDLLKNDDWDHLLEYEVEALYEEREESKV
- a CDS encoding RNA-binding protein; the protein is MNHVYQHFRQEERHFIDQVMEWKENVLNFYSPKLTDFLDPREQEMVQAVVGSNGEINVMFSGDDMERKRALLYPDYFTPSLDDFQLSLIEIQYPVKFISLEHRHILGSLMSLGLKRSKFGDLLFFGERIQLVAAKEVEDFILMNVTEIGRAKVSLRKLDWSLRIPHHEEIQELSATVSSLRLDAVAASIYNVSRQKIGMLIQNGHVKVNWKVTEQTSFECREGDTFSVRGFGRSKLLSIDGRTKKDKWKLTIGKQK
- a CDS encoding YggT family protein, whose protein sequence is MGIVADVLFTLLQIYSYAIIIYILLSWFPNARESGFGQFLAKIVEPYLEPFRRFIPPLGMIDISPIVALLALRFAGYGLNSIFSMIG
- a CDS encoding cell division protein SepF, with protein sequence MSIKNKFKSFFALDDEEYEYVEQDRYQEDDFEDEQPFAAKPQTKQNVVSLQSVQKSSKVVLCEPRVYAEAQDVADQLKNRRAVVVNLQRIQHDQAKRIVDFLSGTVYAIGGDIQKIGANIFLCTPDNVDVAGSISEIVTEEDQRW
- a CDS encoding YggS family pyridoxal phosphate-dependent enzyme, whose amino-acid sequence is MSVAYNLNEINARIENTCSKIGRNPNEIQIIAVTKYVDIDRAKEALSAGISHLGENRNEGLSEKYTAIGSEAKWHFIGTLQTRKVKDIIGKADYIHSLDRISLAKEISKRADNKIDCFIQVNTSGEESKHGMAPNEVLPFVNELGSFPYINVAGLMTMAPHTDDTTVLRQSFSRLRGLSEEVRALNLPYAPCKELSMGMSNDFEIAIEEGATFIRIGSALVG
- the pgeF gene encoding peptidoglycan editing factor PgeF, with the protein product MTQQPFQLQHETYLKSPVWEKLNEELVVGFTTKNGGISCGDFHSLNLGLHVKDKPENVVLNRRRLADELKSPLENWICADQVHDSSIYKVSQSDKGKGILDYESAIGATDGLYTQEENLMLALCYADCVPLYFYEHEKKLIGTAHAGWKGTVKDIGGKMIQTWIKDEEADVASIYAIIGPSIGPCCYVVDDYVIEKVNQVIRNTVAPPYHKVSEGQYSLDLKQLNKQLLIHAGVKEDRILTSSLCTSCESSMFFSHRRDSGSTGRMFSFIGLTRRHEQL